Proteins encoded within one genomic window of Paraglaciecola psychrophila 170:
- a CDS encoding serine hydrolase domain-containing protein, producing MSEINVKTKFGTVSGFCDPKFQNVAEEFVKNFEERGEIGASVSLNVEGETLLDLWGGYRDPATQAPWEKDTLSLVFSCTKAATALCAHRLIDQGKMALDAKVSQYWPEFAQNGKENVTVRMMLNHSVGLPAFREPIKEGGYYDWDYMVERLSAEAPFWDPGTRSGYHMMSFGWTVGELVRRVSGISLGRYFKENFADPLGLDYWIGLPEEHEERTARMISQAPSPDDKPTAFMTNMMTNRASIQHLCFLNSGNYQPNCREAHAAEIGGGGGIANARALAGLFAPLANGGSLNGVTLLSSDHIEKMSAVSVATMEDATLLIPSRFALGFMKSMDNRHRSTGELETAIMGEQAFGHVGAGGSIGFADPECKLGFGYSMSKMGASLMLNERGQSLVDAAYKTLGYRTNKPGHWVR from the coding sequence ATGTCAGAAATAAATGTGAAGACTAAATTTGGTACCGTGAGTGGTTTTTGCGATCCAAAATTCCAAAATGTCGCTGAAGAATTTGTGAAAAATTTTGAAGAGCGTGGGGAGATTGGAGCATCAGTTTCTCTTAACGTTGAAGGGGAGACGTTGCTGGATTTATGGGGTGGCTATCGAGACCCTGCTACTCAAGCCCCTTGGGAAAAAGACACGCTATCATTGGTTTTTTCATGCACTAAAGCTGCCACCGCATTGTGCGCTCACAGGCTTATCGATCAGGGTAAAATGGCGCTGGATGCAAAAGTAAGTCAATACTGGCCAGAATTTGCTCAAAACGGTAAGGAGAATGTGACTGTTAGAATGATGCTAAATCATTCTGTAGGATTGCCAGCATTTCGTGAGCCCATTAAAGAAGGCGGTTATTACGACTGGGATTATATGGTCGAGCGATTATCGGCAGAAGCGCCTTTTTGGGACCCCGGTACTCGAAGTGGATACCACATGATGTCTTTTGGATGGACTGTCGGGGAGCTTGTTCGCCGAGTGTCAGGAATTTCCTTAGGTCGTTATTTCAAAGAAAATTTCGCAGATCCGTTGGGGCTCGATTATTGGATAGGTTTACCAGAAGAACATGAAGAGCGAACCGCTCGCATGATCTCTCAGGCGCCCAGTCCCGATGATAAACCGACTGCTTTTATGACAAATATGATGACAAACCGGGCCTCTATTCAGCACTTGTGTTTCCTCAATTCCGGTAACTATCAACCCAACTGCCGAGAGGCACACGCTGCAGAGATTGGTGGCGGTGGTGGTATTGCCAACGCTCGGGCACTCGCCGGATTATTTGCGCCCTTAGCTAATGGTGGTAGCTTGAACGGGGTGACTTTGCTATCAAGCGATCATATTGAAAAGATGAGTGCAGTGTCTGTGGCGACGATGGAAGATGCTACTTTGTTGATCCCGTCACGGTTTGCTCTGGGCTTTATGAAATCAATGGACAACCGTCACCGTAGTACGGGAGAACTTGAAACCGCGATTATGGGTGAGCAGGCTTTTGGGCATGTCGGAGCTGGTGGTAGTATTGGTTTTGCAGATCCCGAATGTAAACTTGGCTTTGGATATTCCATGTCCAAAATGGGAGCTAGTTTAATGTTAAATGAACGCGGTCAATCATTAGTTGATGCAGCTTATAAAACCTTAGGTTATCGAACTAATAAGCCCGGTCACTGGGTAAGATAA
- a CDS encoding demethoxyubiquinone hydroxylase family protein, which produces MHKLNVFNTTRYASSIRAELRASHAGETGAVWIYRGILLVNRFKRDSDIQTFAKHHLATEKEHLLQFENLIHRFRGSALLFFWMFAGFMMGALSMLLGKNWVYYTIYKVESFVDVHYRQQINALSKLEFCDKVDILKMMQACNVDEQAHRDEALSAINGEPNLAMRVWGNLVGTGSHCAVVVAKLL; this is translated from the coding sequence ATGCATAAGTTAAATGTTTTTAATACCACACGATATGCCTCATCGATTCGTGCAGAACTTCGGGCAAGCCATGCGGGGGAAACCGGCGCTGTTTGGATATATCGTGGCATATTGTTGGTAAATCGTTTCAAACGAGACTCCGATATACAAACGTTCGCTAAACATCATTTAGCGACAGAGAAAGAGCATCTGCTTCAATTTGAAAACTTGATACATCGATTTAGAGGTAGCGCACTTCTTTTTTTTTGGATGTTCGCTGGATTCATGATGGGCGCACTGTCCATGTTGCTTGGAAAAAATTGGGTTTATTATACGATTTACAAAGTAGAGTCATTTGTTGACGTTCATTACAGGCAACAAATAAACGCTCTTTCCAAGCTGGAGTTTTGTGACAAAGTCGACATTTTAAAAATGATGCAAGCTTGTAATGTTGATGAGCAAGCTCACAGAGACGAAGCGCTCAGCGCGATTAATGGTGAACCTAATCTAGCTATGCGAGTGTGGGGCAACTTGGTTGGAACTGGCTCACATTGTGCCGTTGTTGTGGCTAAATTACTTTAA
- a CDS encoding ribonuclease HI codes for MLHLEVFTDGSVNNQLKVGYGAYLVVSEQCRSIDRLKHDVKIKRFTPTSSTKLELQTLLWALHDIIILAAERDFRLTIYTDSQNIIGLPDRRISLEQSHYFSSKNKRLNNYELYQEFYQLTSSIKHILVKVVGHQASSNKDEVDRLFALVDKASRRALREQF; via the coding sequence ATGCTTCATTTAGAGGTTTTTACAGACGGTAGTGTTAATAATCAATTAAAAGTGGGGTATGGCGCTTACTTAGTTGTATCAGAACAGTGTAGGTCTATAGACAGACTTAAACATGATGTGAAAATCAAACGCTTTACACCGACAAGTTCGACTAAGTTAGAATTACAAACATTGTTGTGGGCGTTACATGACATCATTATTTTGGCTGCTGAAAGGGACTTCAGATTGACCATTTATACTGATTCTCAAAATATCATCGGTTTGCCGGACAGGCGAATTTCTCTTGAACAGAGTCATTATTTTTCGAGTAAAAATAAGCGGCTCAATAACTATGAACTGTACCAGGAATTTTACCAGTTAACGTCGAGCATAAAACACATCTTGGTTAAGGTGGTTGGCCATCAAGCATCTAGTAACAAAGATGAAGTTGATAGACTATTTGCATTGGTTGATAAGGCATCCAGGCGCGCATTGCGAGAACAATTTTAA
- a CDS encoding type 1 glutamine amidotransferase domain-containing protein — MKKILIPVTNHGTLGTTDQENGTYSPEITHALHVFLEAGFEYDIASIKGGKAPIYGTDIEGDAVNDNILNNQEFQNRINNTLSVSDVNIDDYDAVFYPGGFGLLSDLASNQDFAALSAKHYENGGLIAAVCHGPAALLPITLSNGESLLANKSVTGFTREEEIDYGTINDVPFLLEESLARNAARYSKVQPWGEFVIEDERVITGQNPTSAHAVAVAILKQLAK, encoded by the coding sequence ATGAAAAAAATACTTATTCCAGTGACTAATCATGGCACTTTAGGTACAACAGACCAAGAAAATGGTACTTATTCACCTGAGATCACTCATGCATTGCATGTGTTTTTAGAAGCAGGATTTGAATATGATATTGCTTCTATCAAAGGTGGCAAAGCGCCTATTTATGGCACCGACATTGAAGGCGATGCTGTTAACGACAACATACTAAACAACCAAGAGTTCCAAAACAGGATTAATAACACTCTTTCTGTTTCTGACGTTAATATTGATGATTACGATGCGGTATTTTATCCGGGTGGTTTTGGACTGTTATCTGATTTAGCCAGTAACCAAGACTTTGCAGCACTTAGTGCCAAACACTACGAAAATGGCGGACTTATCGCTGCAGTATGTCATGGTCCAGCGGCCTTGTTGCCTATCACATTAAGCAACGGTGAAAGTCTTTTAGCCAATAAATCTGTTACCGGTTTTACTCGTGAAGAAGAAATTGATTACGGCACAATAAATGATGTACCTTTTCTTTTAGAAGAGTCACTTGCTCGTAACGCTGCTCGTTACAGCAAAGTACAGCCTTGGGGGGAGTTTGTAATCGAAGACGAACGCGTGATAACAGGTCAAAACCCTACCAGTGCTCATGCTGTTGCTGTAGCTATACTAAAACAATTAGCTAAGTAA
- a CDS encoding LysR family transcriptional regulator: protein MENFEGIIEFVSVAESHGFSSAAKQLGCSTSHVSRQILKLEKRLGCALFARTTRLVSLTSTGLNYYHQCKELVTGLQQANEQINTQQLKLVGTLRVSAAGTFAEQQVAPALMEFALLHPELSIDIDFNSKKVNFVEDGIDFAIRYGKLEGSGLIARKLLAHPMMAVASQSYLSKYGIPKGPNDLKRHSCIVSNNDHWLFEHQGEQQNIRVQGRWKSNNAHAVVNACEQGLGIAYMPEHNFLQAVEHGRLVPILQTFWRTDSHSWVVYQNRRFLPMRARLAIDHLLAHFSK, encoded by the coding sequence ATGGAAAACTTTGAAGGTATTATTGAATTTGTGAGTGTGGCTGAGAGTCATGGTTTTTCTTCAGCCGCTAAGCAGTTAGGCTGCAGTACTAGTCATGTCAGTCGGCAAATTTTAAAATTAGAAAAACGTTTAGGTTGTGCTTTGTTTGCTCGCACCACGCGGTTGGTCAGCCTGACATCAACAGGATTAAATTATTATCATCAATGCAAGGAGCTAGTCACGGGTCTACAACAGGCTAACGAGCAAATTAATACTCAGCAACTTAAATTGGTTGGAACGTTGAGGGTGAGCGCAGCAGGTACCTTTGCAGAGCAGCAAGTCGCCCCAGCATTGATGGAGTTTGCTTTGCTACACCCTGAGTTGTCTATCGATATTGACTTCAATAGTAAGAAAGTCAATTTTGTCGAAGACGGTATCGATTTTGCGATCAGGTATGGCAAGTTAGAAGGTTCTGGTCTGATTGCCCGTAAATTATTAGCGCATCCTATGATGGCTGTGGCTAGTCAGTCCTATTTAAGCAAATATGGCATACCTAAAGGTCCTAATGACTTAAAAAGACATAGCTGTATTGTTTCAAATAATGATCATTGGTTGTTTGAGCATCAAGGCGAGCAACAGAATATAAGAGTGCAGGGTAGGTGGAAAAGTAATAATGCTCACGCAGTGGTAAACGCGTGCGAACAGGGCTTAGGTATTGCTTATATGCCTGAGCATAACTTTTTACAAGCTGTCGAACATGGACGTTTAGTACCAATATTGCAGACCTTTTGGCGTACTGATTCACACAGTTGGGTGGTATATCAAAATCGTCGATTTTTACCTATGCGAGCCCGTTTGGCTATTGATCATTTGCTAGCACACTTTTCTAAATAA
- a CDS encoding PQQ-dependent sugar dehydrogenase yields the protein MLYRVFIFGLLILLSCNSHLSAAQQAPFPSYTIQEVASGLNFPWSLAFLPDGSLLVTERTGKLARISHDKVSAPITGLPTDIYVKGQGGLLEVVLHPNFASNNWVYISYATGNDDQNALRVMRAKLIGNKLVEQQVVFTVTPFKSTPVHFAGRMAFLPDNTLLITSGDGFDYREDAQRLNSLLVKIIRINDDGSVPTNNPFVTENPDSPSNYVFSYGHRNHQGLLFDSKRNVIFSNEHGPDGGDELNIIQAGVNYGWPVITQGLDYIGSRISPFTEYPNMQQPRLDWTPSIAPSGMAVHQGHLFSELNGDLLVSVLKFKEVRWLHMDGLNVVGQTSLFKELEQRVRDVRVHPDGSIYILTDSENGKVLRIIPSEDI from the coding sequence ATGCTATATCGGGTTTTTATTTTTGGGCTGCTTATTCTCTTAAGCTGCAATTCACACTTATCAGCTGCGCAACAAGCTCCGTTCCCCAGTTATACAATACAGGAAGTCGCTAGCGGCTTAAATTTTCCTTGGTCATTAGCCTTTTTACCCGATGGCAGTTTATTGGTGACTGAGCGTACTGGCAAATTGGCAAGGATAAGCCATGACAAAGTGTCTGCGCCGATTACTGGCTTGCCCACTGATATATACGTTAAAGGGCAAGGCGGATTATTAGAGGTCGTGTTGCATCCTAATTTTGCCTCAAATAATTGGGTGTATATTTCTTACGCTACAGGCAATGATGACCAAAATGCTTTACGGGTTATGCGTGCAAAATTAATTGGTAACAAATTAGTAGAGCAACAAGTTGTTTTCACCGTGACTCCTTTTAAGTCAACGCCGGTACACTTTGCTGGGCGCATGGCTTTTTTACCTGATAACACACTACTTATCACCAGTGGTGATGGCTTCGATTACCGTGAAGATGCACAACGATTAAATAGTTTGCTGGTTAAAATAATACGCATTAACGACGATGGTAGCGTACCAACCAATAATCCCTTTGTGACTGAAAACCCTGATTCGCCTAGTAATTATGTTTTTAGTTATGGGCATCGAAACCACCAAGGCCTACTTTTTGACTCCAAGCGAAATGTGATTTTTTCAAACGAACACGGACCAGATGGCGGTGATGAACTGAATATTATTCAAGCTGGGGTCAATTATGGTTGGCCCGTGATTACCCAAGGACTAGATTATATCGGCTCTCGCATTAGCCCTTTTACCGAATATCCAAATATGCAGCAACCCAGACTAGATTGGACCCCTTCTATCGCTCCTTCGGGTATGGCAGTTCACCAGGGTCATCTGTTTAGTGAATTAAATGGTGATTTGTTAGTCAGCGTCTTGAAGTTTAAAGAAGTGCGATGGTTGCATATGGACGGATTAAATGTGGTCGGTCAAACATCTTTGTTTAAAGAACTAGAACAAAGGGTTCGTGATGTGCGTGTCCATCCTGATGGTTCAATTTATATCTTAACTGATAGTGAAAATGGCAAAGTCCTGCGTATCATCCCAAGTGAAGATATATAA